The Sinomicrobium kalidii genome contains a region encoding:
- a CDS encoding helix-turn-helix transcriptional regulator: MNRFDRITAILIQLQSKSVVKAQDLAERFEVSLRTIYRDIRTLEEAGVPLYGEAGVGYSIVDGYRLPPVMFTKEEAMAFVTAEKLMERLTDNAIRKHFESAMYKVKSVLRGSEKDFVENLESHIHVRDRKIRQPHTIPGNILEVLFRGISEKKVVKMTYRALGREEKTERFIEPIGVYHENDHWYTIGYCHLREDYRHFRADRIHGIELTDRDRLSERATLQEYQEEWEKRRKSYTVQKAVIRVEKSVAMYMQDRKHYFGFVSETEKDGMVEMTFLTSSMENGFARWYLMFADYAEIVEPASLKKTLRDILEKISGRL, encoded by the coding sequence ATGAACCGTTTTGACCGGATTACCGCAATTCTTATTCAACTGCAATCCAAAAGCGTGGTGAAAGCGCAGGATCTCGCCGAACGATTCGAAGTGAGCCTGCGGACCATATACAGGGATATCCGCACGCTGGAAGAAGCGGGGGTACCTTTGTACGGTGAGGCCGGAGTAGGGTATTCCATTGTTGACGGATACCGTCTTCCCCCCGTAATGTTTACCAAAGAGGAAGCCATGGCCTTTGTCACCGCCGAAAAGCTGATGGAAAGACTTACGGACAACGCTATCCGCAAGCACTTTGAATCGGCCATGTACAAGGTGAAGTCGGTGCTCAGGGGCAGTGAAAAGGATTTTGTGGAGAACCTGGAGTCTCATATCCATGTCAGGGACAGGAAAATACGTCAACCCCACACCATTCCGGGAAATATACTGGAAGTGCTTTTCCGGGGAATTTCCGAAAAAAAGGTTGTGAAAATGACCTATCGCGCACTGGGCCGTGAAGAAAAGACAGAACGGTTTATTGAACCCATCGGGGTGTATCACGAAAATGACCATTGGTATACCATAGGCTATTGTCATCTGAGGGAAGACTACCGCCATTTCCGGGCAGACCGTATTCACGGCATTGAACTGACGGACCGGGACAGGCTTTCCGAGAGAGCTACATTACAGGAATACCAGGAAGAATGGGAAAAAAGACGGAAATCATACACCGTGCAAAAAGCCGTCATCCGGGTAGAGAAAAGTGTGGCCATGTATATGCAGGACAGAAAGCACTACTTCGGTTTTGTGTCGGAAACAGAAAAAGACGGTATGGTGGAAATGACCTTCCTGACCTCTTCCATGGAAAACGGTTTTGCACGATGGTACCTGATGTTTGCCGATTATGCCGAGATCGTGGAACCCGCCTCACTAAAAAAGACCCTCCGGGATATCCTGGAAAAAATTTCCGGCAGACTGTAA
- the rlmD gene encoding 23S rRNA (uracil(1939)-C(5))-methyltransferase RlmD has translation MSRKNRKPFFEGVEVIDAGAKGKGVAKAPDGRIIFLPNAIPGDVVDVQTIKKRKAYFEGRVTHFRRYSERREEPRCSHFGVCGGCKWQNMRYADQLFYKQREVENNLKRLGKIEIPEPEPILGSEKQFFYRNKMEFSFSDSRWLTQEEIESGAKLEDKNALGFHIPGMWDKILDIQKCHLQEDPSNTIRLAARDFAGKNRLSFFNPREQKGLLRTLMIRIASTGEIMVLVQFFEHEPESIKLLLDYLATRFPEITSLQYVINNKPNDTIYDQDVICYHGRDHILEEMEGLRFKINAKSFYQTNSAQAYTLYKVTRNFAGLTGNELVYDLYTGTGTIAQFVAKKASKVVGVEAVPEAIEDAKSNAQLNGIGNVEFFTGDMKKVFNKDFISRHGKPDVVITDPPRDGMHKDVVAQILDIAPQKIVYVSCNSATQARDLALMDEHYRVTRVQPVDMFPQTHHVENVVLLEKRSS, from the coding sequence ATGTCGAGAAAGAACAGAAAACCGTTTTTCGAAGGTGTCGAAGTCATCGATGCCGGTGCCAAGGGGAAGGGTGTTGCCAAGGCACCGGACGGCAGGATTATTTTCCTGCCCAATGCCATCCCGGGAGATGTAGTGGATGTGCAGACCATTAAAAAGCGAAAGGCTTATTTTGAAGGAAGGGTGACCCACTTCCGCCGCTATTCCGAACGAAGGGAAGAGCCGCGTTGCAGTCACTTCGGTGTATGTGGCGGCTGCAAATGGCAGAACATGCGGTATGCAGACCAGCTCTTCTACAAACAGAGGGAGGTGGAGAACAACCTGAAACGCCTCGGTAAAATTGAAATTCCGGAACCGGAACCCATCCTCGGTTCTGAAAAGCAGTTCTTCTACAGGAACAAAATGGAATTCTCCTTTTCTGACAGCCGATGGCTCACACAGGAAGAGATCGAAAGCGGGGCAAAACTGGAAGACAAGAATGCGCTGGGCTTTCACATCCCCGGAATGTGGGACAAGATACTGGACATTCAGAAATGCCATCTCCAGGAAGACCCGTCCAATACCATAAGACTGGCCGCAAGGGACTTTGCCGGAAAGAACCGCTTGTCCTTTTTCAATCCGCGGGAACAAAAAGGCCTTTTACGGACATTGATGATCCGGATAGCTTCTACGGGGGAAATTATGGTGCTGGTACAATTTTTCGAACATGAGCCGGAGAGCATAAAATTGCTCCTGGACTACCTCGCCACCCGGTTTCCCGAGATCACTTCACTACAATATGTTATTAACAACAAGCCTAACGACACCATTTACGACCAGGATGTCATCTGCTATCACGGCAGGGACCATATCCTTGAGGAAATGGAAGGGCTCCGTTTTAAAATAAACGCCAAGTCGTTCTACCAGACCAACTCTGCACAAGCCTATACACTGTACAAAGTGACCCGGAATTTTGCCGGCCTTACCGGAAACGAACTGGTATATGACCTATATACGGGAACAGGGACCATTGCACAATTCGTGGCCAAAAAAGCCAGCAAGGTCGTGGGAGTGGAAGCGGTCCCCGAAGCTATTGAAGATGCCAAAAGCAATGCACAATTAAACGGCATAGGGAACGTTGAGTTTTTTACGGGTGATATGAAAAAAGTGTTTAACAAAGACTTCATATCGCGTCACGGCAAACCGGATGTCGTTATTACCGATCCGCCCAGGGACGGAATGCATAAGGATGTAGTGGCCCAAATACTGGATATAGCACCGCAGAAGATCGTTTACGTAAGCTGTAACAGTGCCACACAGGCCAGGGACCTTGCCCTGATGGACGAACATTACCGCGTAACCCGGGTACAGCCCGTAGATATGTTCCCGCAAACACATCATGTGGAAAATGTTGTACTTTTGGAAAAACGCTCATCCTAA
- a CDS encoding DUF4268 domain-containing protein, producing MFSKEESGKLRREFWTSFGKSFPVKWILYNTKIKGFSFKFYFDTKKALVVLDIENRNPEIRKHYFEKIESLKTIMLEEYLPEAVFGETYFLDNGKEISRIYVEKTGVSIHNKNSWRETMEFFNEKMKQFEAFYREYEDYIKA from the coding sequence ATGTTCAGCAAGGAAGAATCGGGAAAATTACGGCGGGAGTTCTGGACTTCCTTCGGCAAATCTTTCCCCGTGAAATGGATACTGTACAATACGAAAATAAAAGGGTTTTCCTTTAAATTTTACTTCGACACAAAAAAGGCCCTCGTTGTCCTCGACATCGAAAACAGGAACCCGGAAATCCGGAAACACTATTTCGAAAAAATCGAATCCCTGAAAACCATAATGCTGGAAGAATACTTACCCGAAGCTGTCTTCGGGGAAACATACTTCCTGGACAACGGTAAGGAAATATCGCGCATATATGTAGAAAAAACCGGGGTATCCATTCACAATAAGAACAGCTGGAGGGAAACCATGGAATTCTTTAATGAGAAAATGAAGCAGTTCGAGGCTTTTTACCGGGAATACGAAGATTATATAAAAGCCTGA
- a CDS encoding DUF6048 family protein codes for MSRYIISIFFLICCVFPGIAQEENGENKKDSVVFKQKYGLRVGIDLSKPVRSFTSDSYNGLELVGDFRISQNLYIAAELGTEKKTTNEDLYTFETSGSYLKAGIDYNLYENWYGMENLIFAGGRLGVSTFSQDLQEYFIYTPNPYWDENGTSGTDESILGESSGLSAQWLEALFGMKVELFNNLYLGATVRLAYLINDTPPDAFSNLWIPGFQKVTDGSRFGLTFNYSVSYLIPIFKKAKKNPVKKAKENN; via the coding sequence ATGTCAAGATATATCATTAGCATTTTTTTCCTCATTTGCTGTGTATTTCCGGGAATTGCACAGGAAGAAAACGGGGAAAACAAGAAAGACAGTGTTGTATTTAAACAAAAATACGGCCTCCGTGTAGGGATTGACCTGAGCAAGCCGGTTCGTTCGTTTACCAGCGATAGTTATAACGGGCTGGAACTTGTGGGAGATTTTCGTATATCCCAAAACCTGTATATTGCTGCAGAACTCGGGACCGAGAAAAAAACGACAAATGAGGACCTTTATACTTTTGAAACTTCCGGAAGCTATCTTAAAGCCGGAATAGATTACAACCTTTACGAAAACTGGTACGGTATGGAAAACCTCATATTTGCCGGCGGAAGGCTCGGGGTATCGACATTCAGCCAGGACCTTCAGGAATATTTTATTTATACTCCCAATCCTTATTGGGATGAAAACGGAACCTCCGGTACAGACGAAAGTATCCTGGGCGAATCCAGCGGGTTAAGCGCACAATGGCTGGAAGCCCTGTTCGGAATGAAAGTGGAGTTGTTCAACAATCTCTACCTGGGCGCTACCGTAAGGCTGGCCTACCTGATTAACGATACCCCCCCGGATGCGTTCTCCAATTTGTGGATACCCGGTTTTCAAAAAGTCACGGACGGCAGCCGGTTCGGGCTTACTTTTAACTACTCCGTATCCTATCTTATCCCGATCTTCAAAAAAGCCAAAAAAAACCCCGTCAAAAAGGCGAAAGAAAATAATTAA
- a CDS encoding helix-turn-helix domain-containing protein: MATQIIKAISEFHELRGLPKPRHPLISVVNFEDMKFSLGEENHRFSFAYYSISIKKGMEHKYKYGEQEYLFDFNNGTMFFMAPHQVLQIRVRPNAARPSGWMLMIHPDFIWNTSLAKSIHQYEFFDYSVNEALFLSEEEEQNMQLLIQNIQREYQGRIDSYTQNIIVSQIETLLNYSERYYQRQFITRRKVNHTILNRMEALLNERFHSDNLPEKGIPTVQFLSDQLNISPSYLRGLVKNLTGKNPKEHIYDKLIEKAKEKLSTTDLRVSEIAYELGFEHSQSFSKLFKSQTDQTPLEFRALFN; the protein is encoded by the coding sequence ATGGCGACACAGATCATTAAAGCCATTTCCGAATTTCACGAGCTACGTGGCCTTCCCAAACCCAGGCATCCGTTGATCAGTGTTGTCAATTTCGAGGATATGAAATTTTCTCTCGGAGAAGAAAATCATCGTTTTTCTTTTGCTTATTATTCCATTTCTATCAAAAAGGGAATGGAGCATAAATATAAATACGGCGAACAGGAGTATCTATTTGACTTTAATAATGGCACCATGTTTTTCATGGCTCCGCATCAGGTACTTCAGATACGAGTACGGCCAAATGCGGCTCGGCCTTCAGGTTGGATGTTGATGATCCATCCAGATTTTATCTGGAATACTTCGTTGGCAAAATCCATTCACCAATACGAGTTCTTCGATTATTCGGTCAACGAAGCCCTGTTTCTTTCTGAGGAAGAAGAGCAGAATATGCAGTTGCTGATTCAAAATATTCAACGGGAATATCAGGGTCGTATTGACAGTTATACGCAGAACATCATTGTTTCACAGATAGAAACTCTGCTTAACTATTCCGAACGTTATTACCAACGGCAATTCATTACACGTCGAAAAGTAAATCATACCATTTTGAATCGAATGGAAGCGCTTTTGAATGAACGGTTTCATTCCGACAATTTACCCGAAAAGGGCATCCCGACTGTACAGTTTCTTTCCGACCAACTTAATATATCGCCAAGTTATTTACGTGGTTTGGTAAAAAATCTTACAGGAAAAAATCCGAAGGAACACATTTACGACAAACTGATAGAAAAGGCAAAAGAAAAACTGTCCACTACCGATTTAAGGGTAAGTGAAATTGCCTACGAACTCGGCTTTGAACATTCGCAGTCATTCAGCAAATTATTTAAAAGTCAAACGGATCAAACGCCGCTGGAATTTAGGGCTTTGTTTAATTGA
- a CDS encoding endo-beta-N-acetylglucosaminidase H — MNKQMILLWSTVFFILFSSCEQETDILPETQPEAENATALVKNGPLSVMYVEVNGSNILNAGAYSLKNSGAPFFDIAVIFAANINYDTANERAVFHANENVQEVLDGRDTYVQPLQDRGIKVLLSILGNHQGAGIANFPDRAAARDFAEQLADVVYTYDLDGIDFDDEYSKYGENGTGRPNSSSFIMLLQELRELMPDKIISYYYIGPSTNYLEWNGNQAGDYVDYSWNAYYSTYSAPNVPGLSPAQESAAAVNINQTSSSTANNFATRTVDDDYGVYLMYDMRQSDYTSYLSGISTRLYNEETALTGQLYPWPMGSSPGESKVTLYRHCDYVEEAAQLDEGSYTLSQLTAAGMINDDVSSLKIPSGFTVTVYEHDNFGGISAELTSAIGCLTEISLNDEISSLVISKN, encoded by the coding sequence ATGAACAAACAGATGATCTTATTGTGGAGTACCGTTTTTTTTATCCTGTTTTCCTCCTGTGAGCAGGAAACGGATATTCTGCCCGAAACTCAACCGGAGGCAGAAAATGCCACGGCTCTGGTAAAAAATGGCCCGTTGAGCGTAATGTATGTTGAAGTAAACGGCAGCAATATATTGAATGCGGGCGCATACAGTCTGAAGAACAGCGGTGCGCCGTTCTTTGATATTGCTGTTATTTTTGCGGCCAATATCAATTACGATACAGCCAATGAACGTGCCGTATTCCATGCCAATGAAAATGTACAGGAAGTTCTGGACGGCAGGGACACTTATGTACAACCGCTTCAGGACCGGGGCATAAAGGTATTGCTGTCCATACTGGGAAATCACCAGGGAGCCGGGATTGCCAATTTTCCTGACAGGGCTGCTGCACGTGACTTTGCCGAGCAACTGGCCGATGTGGTGTATACTTATGATCTGGACGGCATTGATTTTGATGACGAATATTCCAAATATGGCGAAAACGGGACCGGACGGCCCAACAGCAGTTCCTTTATCATGCTGTTACAGGAGCTGAGGGAACTGATGCCCGACAAGATCATATCCTATTACTATATAGGCCCTTCTACGAATTATTTGGAATGGAACGGTAACCAGGCAGGTGATTATGTCGATTATAGCTGGAATGCATATTATTCTACCTATTCTGCTCCCAATGTCCCCGGTCTTAGCCCGGCACAGGAAAGTGCGGCGGCGGTGAATATCAATCAGACATCTTCTTCTACCGCCAATAATTTTGCTACCCGCACTGTAGATGATGACTACGGAGTGTATCTTATGTATGATATGCGACAATCTGATTATACATCCTATCTGAGCGGAATATCTACCCGGTTGTATAACGAAGAAACAGCGCTGACCGGGCAATTGTATCCCTGGCCGATGGGTTCCTCTCCCGGAGAAAGTAAGGTTACACTGTACAGGCATTGCGATTATGTTGAAGAAGCTGCACAGCTGGACGAAGGGTCATATACACTGTCGCAGTTGACCGCGGCCGGGATGATCAATGATGATGTCTCTTCCCTTAAAATTCCTTCCGGCTTTACCGTAACGGTCTATGAACACGATAATTTCGGAGGTATATCAGCCGAGCTCACTTCAGCTATCGGATGTCTGACGGAGATCAGCCTTAACGATGAGATTTCCTCTTTGGTTATCAGTAAGAATTAA
- a CDS encoding ZIP family metal transporter produces the protein MIDYLLPIIAVLIGFLFVIVVRPKEGKALKLFLAFSGAFLLSLTVFNLLPEVYHQDHGKTVGICIMLGILLQIFLEFFSKGAEHGHVHSPRKTQTFPWLLFISLSIHSVLEGFPLHHHNTLVYGIVIHKIPIAIVLTAFFLKTKMKKWHIAVFLIFFALMTPLGTFLSENIEGIAKFQVPISALIIGIFLHISTIILFESSEGHKFNFTKLAVIITGILIAYIL, from the coding sequence ATGATAGATTACCTGCTGCCCATAATAGCTGTCCTTATCGGATTCCTCTTTGTTATCGTAGTAAGGCCCAAAGAAGGAAAGGCCCTGAAACTGTTCCTGGCTTTCAGCGGGGCTTTTTTATTGTCTTTGACCGTTTTTAACCTGCTTCCGGAGGTATATCATCAGGACCACGGGAAAACAGTAGGTATCTGTATTATGCTGGGGATACTGTTGCAGATATTCCTGGAGTTCTTTTCGAAGGGTGCAGAACACGGCCATGTTCATTCCCCACGGAAAACACAGACGTTTCCCTGGTTGCTGTTTATCAGTCTGAGCATACATTCCGTTCTTGAAGGGTTCCCGTTGCACCATCACAATACGCTTGTGTACGGCATCGTTATCCACAAGATCCCCATCGCCATTGTACTCACTGCTTTTTTCCTGAAAACCAAAATGAAAAAATGGCATATCGCCGTTTTTTTGATTTTCTTTGCCCTAATGACCCCGCTGGGCACTTTCCTGAGTGAAAATATTGAGGGTATAGCAAAGTTCCAGGTTCCCATATCGGCACTGATCATAGGTATTTTCCTGCATATCTCTACCATTATTCTGTTTGAAAGTTCGGAGGGACACAAGTTTAATTTCACCAAGCTGGCGGTCATCATCACCGGAATTTTAATCGCATATATACTCTAA
- a CDS encoding SDR family oxidoreductase has product MKVFVTGATGFIGSAVVDELLSNGHQVLGLARSEASAKKLKAAGAEPVYGNLTDFESLKKGAQDADAVAHLGFIHDFTRFAEVCEIDRKVIESIGESLVGTTKPFIVTSGTGIIRKEGVVTEHDPVVATPNPRTATELAVNAVANKGVRASVVRFPPSVHGVGDTKGFVPIYIGIAGEKGMAAVVNEGRNVWPAVHRLDAAKVFRLALEKNPNPRTRYHAVTEQGVPMKDIAHLIAERLQIPFKNINEQEAEAYFAWFTHFAMFDNASSGEWTQQELNWKPGHPTLLEDLKSDVYFKEE; this is encoded by the coding sequence ATGAAAGTATTTGTAACCGGCGCCACCGGCTTTATAGGTTCGGCCGTTGTGGATGAATTACTATCCAACGGGCATCAGGTATTGGGATTGGCACGATCAGAAGCATCTGCCAAAAAACTAAAAGCTGCCGGCGCCGAACCGGTTTATGGCAATTTAACCGATTTTGAAAGCTTGAAAAAAGGTGCCCAGGATGCTGATGCAGTGGCGCATCTGGGTTTTATTCATGACTTTACCCGCTTTGCAGAAGTATGTGAGATTGACCGGAAGGTGATTGAGTCTATTGGAGAATCATTGGTTGGGACCACTAAACCATTTATCGTGACTTCAGGAACGGGTATCATCCGTAAAGAAGGTGTTGTAACAGAACATGACCCTGTAGTTGCAACTCCCAATCCGCGTACGGCAACTGAATTGGCAGTGAATGCCGTTGCCAACAAAGGTGTCCGTGCTTCCGTGGTACGTTTTCCTCCTTCGGTGCACGGTGTTGGGGATACCAAAGGATTTGTACCCATCTATATTGGTATCGCCGGAGAAAAAGGCATGGCGGCTGTAGTTAATGAAGGCCGCAATGTTTGGCCGGCGGTCCATCGTTTGGATGCGGCAAAAGTCTTTCGTTTGGCATTGGAAAAGAATCCCAATCCGCGTACGCGTTATCATGCCGTTACAGAGCAGGGTGTTCCCATGAAAGATATTGCGCATCTGATTGCGGAGCGTTTGCAGATTCCATTCAAAAATATTAATGAACAAGAAGCAGAGGCTTATTTCGCCTGGTTCACGCATTTTGCCATGTTTGATAATGCTTCTTCAGGTGAATGGACACAACAGGAGCTGAATTGGAAACCCGGACATCCCACCTTGCTCGAAGACCTGAAAAGCGATGTTTACTTCAAGGAAGAATAA
- a CDS encoding DUF6452 family protein, whose protein sequence is MKRLALAFFLIALVAVSFLGCEKDDICPEDSVTTPLLIITFNDNNDPESLEDVPSLRVIGKDKDEPVTTFADSTDIDSIGIPLKVFANESVFAFIRHTEEITDAGDTLTVINADTLTFSYRTEQEFISRACGFITNYAELTVTRDQEDEDNWISSLEVVNPTVENQNTTHVKIYH, encoded by the coding sequence GTGAAAAGACTTGCCCTCGCATTTTTCCTGATCGCCCTGGTGGCGGTTTCCTTTCTGGGCTGTGAAAAGGACGACATATGCCCGGAAGATTCGGTAACCACTCCATTATTGATCATCACATTTAACGACAATAACGATCCGGAGTCGCTCGAGGATGTCCCTTCGCTCCGTGTGATCGGTAAGGATAAAGACGAACCCGTAACTACCTTTGCAGACAGTACGGATATAGACTCCATCGGTATTCCTTTAAAAGTATTTGCCAATGAGTCCGTTTTTGCATTTATCCGCCATACGGAAGAAATTACCGACGCAGGCGACACTTTAACTGTTATAAACGCAGACACACTTACCTTCAGCTACCGGACGGAACAAGAGTTTATTTCAAGAGCCTGCGGATTTATTACCAATTATGCCGAACTCACTGTTACGCGCGACCAGGAAGACGAGGACAACTGGATATCATCGCTGGAAGTCGTTAACCCAACAGTAGAAAACCAAAATACCACCCATGTCAAGATATATCATTAG
- a CDS encoding THUMP domain-containing class I SAM-dependent RNA methyltransferase has product MGNNYRMVAKTLFGFEEVLETELRNMGAMQVEKGVRSVAFLGDKGFMYKANLCLRTALKIVKPISSFRVRNENDLYKGVYDIPWENFMSVTQTLAVDTVVHSEKFNHTLYVALKTKDAIVDRFRNVRGKRPDVDLKHPDLKINVHIQKDRCTVSLDSSGASLHHRGYRTATNIAPINEVLAAGMLLLSGWDGQSDFLDPMCGSGTIPVEAAMIACNIPANINRREFAFEKWSDFEPDLFEKITESSLNKAREFHHRVYAYDKAPSAVRKAKDNVRNANLGEYIEIEQQDFFTTEKNAPGKLHMVFNPPYGERLALDMQALYKGIGDTLKQNYPDTDAWFITSNMEALKHVGLRPSRKIKLFNGRLESKFVKYEIYEGSKKAKWQKND; this is encoded by the coding sequence ATGGGAAATAATTACAGGATGGTGGCCAAAACCCTGTTTGGCTTTGAGGAAGTGCTGGAAACGGAATTGCGTAACATGGGGGCGATGCAGGTTGAAAAAGGGGTGAGGAGTGTCGCCTTCCTGGGCGATAAGGGGTTTATGTACAAGGCCAATCTTTGTCTGCGCACTGCACTGAAGATCGTAAAACCCATCAGCTCGTTCCGGGTGAGAAACGAAAATGACCTGTACAAAGGAGTGTATGACATTCCCTGGGAAAATTTTATGTCCGTAACGCAAACCCTTGCGGTGGATACCGTAGTCCATTCCGAAAAATTCAACCATACCCTGTATGTGGCTCTTAAAACCAAAGATGCCATAGTGGACAGGTTTCGGAATGTACGGGGAAAAAGGCCCGACGTAGACCTGAAACACCCGGATCTGAAAATCAATGTACATATACAGAAAGACCGGTGTACCGTTTCCCTGGACAGTTCCGGGGCTTCCCTTCATCACAGGGGATACAGGACGGCGACCAACATTGCGCCCATCAATGAAGTGCTCGCTGCCGGAATGTTATTGCTCAGCGGATGGGACGGGCAGTCAGATTTTCTCGATCCGATGTGTGGCAGCGGTACCATCCCGGTAGAAGCCGCCATGATAGCCTGTAATATTCCGGCCAATATCAACCGCAGGGAATTTGCCTTTGAAAAATGGTCGGATTTTGAACCGGACCTCTTTGAAAAAATTACCGAAAGCAGCCTGAACAAGGCCAGGGAGTTTCATCACAGGGTCTATGCTTATGACAAGGCTCCTTCGGCGGTACGAAAGGCCAAAGACAATGTGCGTAATGCCAATCTGGGGGAATATATTGAAATAGAGCAACAGGATTTTTTCACCACGGAGAAAAACGCTCCCGGAAAACTGCACATGGTGTTCAATCCGCCCTACGGGGAACGGCTTGCTTTGGATATGCAAGCGTTATACAAAGGAATAGGAGATACCCTGAAGCAAAATTACCCGGACACAGATGCCTGGTTCATTACCTCCAATATGGAGGCTTTAAAACATGTAGGCCTTCGCCCGTCCAGGAAGATAAAACTGTTTAACGGCCGCCTGGAAAGCAAATTCGTAAAATACGAGATCTACGAAGGGAGCAAAAAGGCGAAATGGCAAAAAAACGATTGA
- the rocD gene encoding ornithine--oxo-acid transaminase, giving the protein MNIAEQLTSQDAINLENDYGAHNYHPLPVVLSKGEGVYVWDVEGKRYYDFLSAYSAVNQGHCHPKIVGAMVEQAKQLTLTSRAFYNDMLGRFEKYITEYFGFDKVLPMNTGAEAVETAIKICRKWAYEKKGVAEQDAKIIVCENNFHGRTTTIISFSNDEDARKNFGPYTPGFVKIPYDDTDALEKALKTEDNVAGFLVEPIQGEAGVYVPSDGYLKKAAALCKEHNVLFIADEIQTGIARTGKLLAVHHENVRPDILVLGKALSGGTYPVSAVLADDTVMEVIKPGQHGSTFGGNPVAAAVAMAALDVIEEEKLADNAETLGKFFRDEMEKFIAGSGIVKLVRGKGLLNAIVINDSEDSSTAWDICVALKENGLLAKPTHGNIIRFAPPLVMNKEQLEDCIRIITETLKTFE; this is encoded by the coding sequence ATGAATATCGCAGAACAACTAACCTCGCAGGATGCCATTAATTTGGAAAATGATTACGGAGCGCATAACTATCACCCGTTACCGGTTGTTCTCAGCAAGGGAGAAGGTGTATACGTCTGGGATGTGGAAGGCAAAAGGTATTACGATTTCCTTTCGGCCTATTCTGCCGTAAACCAGGGGCATTGTCACCCTAAGATCGTAGGGGCCATGGTTGAACAGGCAAAGCAACTTACCCTCACTTCAAGAGCCTTTTACAACGACATGCTGGGAAGGTTTGAAAAGTATATTACCGAATATTTCGGATTCGACAAGGTATTGCCCATGAATACCGGGGCAGAAGCGGTGGAAACTGCCATTAAGATATGCCGGAAGTGGGCCTATGAAAAGAAGGGAGTGGCCGAACAGGATGCAAAGATCATTGTTTGTGAAAACAACTTCCACGGAAGGACTACGACCATTATCTCTTTTTCCAACGATGAAGATGCCCGTAAAAACTTCGGTCCTTATACCCCGGGGTTTGTTAAAATACCTTATGATGATACGGATGCATTGGAAAAGGCGCTGAAAACGGAAGACAACGTTGCGGGATTTCTGGTAGAACCCATTCAGGGCGAAGCCGGGGTGTATGTGCCTTCGGACGGGTACCTGAAAAAAGCTGCCGCTCTCTGTAAGGAACACAATGTGCTTTTTATTGCCGATGAGATCCAGACCGGGATAGCAAGAACCGGGAAATTACTGGCCGTGCACCACGAAAATGTGAGGCCGGATATTCTTGTTCTCGGAAAAGCCCTTTCCGGAGGAACCTACCCGGTATCTGCAGTGCTGGCAGACGACACGGTCATGGAAGTTATAAAACCCGGACAGCACGGTTCCACTTTCGGTGGGAACCCGGTTGCAGCAGCAGTGGCCATGGCAGCCCTGGATGTGATTGAAGAGGAAAAGCTGGCGGATAATGCCGAAACACTGGGAAAATTTTTCCGTGACGAAATGGAAAAGTTCATTGCCGGTTCGGGTATTGTCAAGCTCGTAAGAGGGAAGGGGTTGCTGAACGCCATAGTCATAAACGATTCTGAAGACAGCAGCACGGCATGGGATATCTGTGTGGCGCTGAAGGAGAACGGATTGCTGGCAAAGCCTACGCACGGAAACATCATACGTTTTGCACCACCCCTGGTAATGAATAAGGAACAGCTGGAAGATTGTATCCGTATTATTACCGAAACCCTGAAAACATTCGAGTAG